In Streptomyces alboniger, the following are encoded in one genomic region:
- a CDS encoding DUF5655 domain-containing protein — MSGLKLFHTTNSGMTEVTPRLAAVEADVQDLVEAHMETMLGVTFLASEFVIDCVDGGRIDSLGLDENGAPVIVEYKRGTNAGVINQGLYYMAWLTNHKDAFRNLVRDRLGVTAASQILWSAPRLICVASDFTRYDAHAVREHRRSIDLVRYRYFGSDHFGLETVASVTGHSAQAKRVRRRAAGAPVRERDGAMAELAQAVDEVLVGLGDGVTRVQRKQYRAYRRLRNFASVCPPQQTKLLVYLKADPNEVDLVPGFTRDVTGLGHHGTGDLELQLRTERDLERAGDLLRLSYAAA, encoded by the coding sequence GTGTCGGGCCTGAAGCTGTTCCACACGACAAATAGCGGCATGACCGAGGTCACGCCGCGGCTGGCTGCGGTCGAGGCGGATGTGCAGGACCTCGTCGAGGCCCACATGGAGACGATGCTGGGCGTCACCTTCCTGGCGAGCGAGTTCGTCATCGACTGTGTCGACGGCGGGCGGATCGACTCGCTGGGTCTCGATGAGAACGGCGCGCCCGTGATCGTCGAGTACAAGCGCGGCACCAACGCCGGCGTGATCAATCAGGGCCTCTACTACATGGCCTGGCTGACGAACCACAAGGACGCCTTCCGGAACCTGGTCCGCGACCGGCTCGGGGTGACGGCCGCGTCCCAGATCCTGTGGAGCGCACCCCGGCTGATCTGCGTTGCCAGCGACTTCACCCGCTACGACGCGCACGCCGTACGAGAGCACCGGCGCTCGATCGACCTGGTCCGCTACCGCTACTTCGGCAGCGACCACTTCGGCCTGGAGACCGTAGCCTCCGTCACGGGTCACTCGGCTCAGGCCAAGCGGGTGCGCCGACGAGCGGCCGGGGCGCCGGTCCGGGAGCGGGACGGTGCGATGGCTGAGCTGGCCCAGGCGGTCGACGAGGTCCTGGTCGGACTCGGGGACGGTGTGACCCGGGTGCAGCGCAAGCAGTACCGCGCCTACCGGCGGCTGCGGAACTTCGCCAGCGTCTGCCCGCCCCAGCAGACCAAGCTCCTCGTCTACCTCAAGGCCGACCCGAACGAGGTCGACCTTGTTCCCGGCTTCACCCGGGATGTAACGGGGCTCGGCCACCACGGCACGGGTGACTTGGAACTGCAACTGCGTACGGAGCGCGACCTGGAGCGCGCCGGAGACCTTCTCCGCCTCAGCTACGCCGCGGCATAG
- a CDS encoding ribosome-inactivating family protein, whose protein sequence is MSIAMLGASVPTAHADPTQPLTVVDWDITGLEHGGQGHHDRYWNVIDQIHRISGHDFYQVLDETTTTPNRLIQVRVNYAGQHAVSLYFWANTLYLAGFYQPGQSNGTGNRHYVFPDGYPAAFDSVLGVRAFHLPWNGSYANLPDGGARAERQLTPQNLQNGLLTLRRTQELLGSEAGTRTVGSYLVDIIGATAEAARFGYIFDVVRQNIRSNTSTAIGPFGVALEQSWSNLSTWVYERLANPSGPGFTIGSQNYSRYYPSVAALIANLGYIELNGYKRRR, encoded by the coding sequence ATGTCGATCGCAATGCTGGGCGCGTCCGTACCCACCGCCCACGCCGACCCTACCCAGCCGCTCACGGTCGTCGACTGGGACATCACCGGTCTCGAGCATGGCGGCCAAGGGCACCACGACCGGTACTGGAACGTCATCGACCAGATTCACCGCATCAGCGGCCACGACTTCTACCAGGTCCTGGACGAGACCACGACGACCCCCAACCGGCTGATCCAGGTCCGGGTGAACTACGCCGGGCAGCACGCCGTATCCCTGTACTTCTGGGCCAACACCCTCTATCTCGCCGGCTTCTACCAGCCCGGTCAGTCCAACGGCACGGGCAACCGCCACTACGTGTTCCCCGACGGCTACCCCGCCGCCTTCGACAGCGTCCTGGGAGTACGGGCCTTCCACCTGCCATGGAACGGCAGCTACGCCAACCTGCCGGACGGCGGCGCCCGGGCGGAGCGACAGCTCACTCCCCAGAACCTTCAGAACGGACTGCTCACCCTGCGCAGGACACAGGAGCTGCTCGGCTCTGAAGCCGGCACCCGCACCGTCGGCTCGTACCTCGTCGACATCATCGGTGCGACCGCCGAAGCCGCCCGCTTCGGCTACATCTTCGACGTGGTGCGCCAGAACATCAGGAGCAACACGTCGACGGCGATCGGCCCCTTCGGCGTGGCCTTGGAGCAGAGCTGGAGCAACCTCTCCACCTGGGTGTACGAGAGGCTCGCCAACCCCTCCGGCCCCGGGTTCACCATCGGCTCCCAGAACTACAGCCGGTACTACCCAAGCGTGGCGGCACTGATCGCCAACCTGGGGTACATCGAACTCAACGGGTACAAACGGAGGCGCTGA
- a CDS encoding helix-turn-helix domain-containing protein, translated as MLIDSTVMAPGERAEAIREVIWSSVVRVEITHQPDPRLIRTSGVISRVGPLTVCSVRANATIVRRTPALARDDMEPSVFVGLQVTGSSMVVQDDREAVLRPGDLALYDTTRPYTLLNRDGIHQHYFRVPRAELALSERLLKLATAVPFSHRDPLSDLTATYLRRIARRQARSAASPTPGLEAAGRPSIELLRALIAARLGDHRTAFQAADETLCLRVMDFVRTHLGDHDLTPARVAAHHHISLRQLYKILSRNGVHLGECIRSQRLERCREELASASARHRPIASVGYRWGFPNGAHFSRTFKQAFGLTPRDWRDLHAVSRESPVGSAGITSRPRSDESSG; from the coding sequence GTGTTGATTGACAGTACGGTCATGGCGCCTGGCGAGCGGGCTGAGGCGATTCGCGAGGTGATCTGGAGCAGTGTCGTGCGGGTGGAGATCACTCATCAGCCCGACCCGCGGCTCATCCGCACCTCGGGGGTGATCAGCCGTGTCGGGCCGTTGACTGTCTGCTCGGTACGCGCCAACGCCACCATCGTCCGGCGTACTCCCGCACTTGCCCGGGACGACATGGAGCCGAGCGTGTTCGTCGGGCTGCAGGTCACCGGCAGCAGCATGGTCGTGCAGGACGACAGGGAGGCTGTGCTGCGTCCCGGCGACCTAGCGCTGTACGACACCACCCGCCCCTACACACTCCTGAACAGAGACGGGATCCATCAGCACTACTTCCGCGTCCCGCGCGCCGAACTCGCCCTATCTGAAAGGCTGTTGAAGCTTGCGACAGCAGTGCCGTTCAGTCACCGGGACCCCCTGTCCGATCTCACCGCCACGTACCTGCGGCGGATCGCCCGCCGGCAGGCCCGGTCTGCGGCGTCTCCCACCCCCGGCTTGGAGGCGGCTGGCAGGCCGAGCATCGAGTTGCTGCGTGCTCTCATCGCAGCTCGGCTCGGTGATCACCGCACAGCGTTCCAGGCTGCGGACGAGACCCTGTGTCTGCGGGTCATGGACTTTGTCCGGACCCACCTCGGCGATCACGACCTGACGCCGGCTCGTGTCGCGGCCCACCACCACATCTCGCTTCGCCAGCTGTACAAGATCCTGTCCCGAAACGGTGTGCACCTGGGTGAGTGCATCCGGTCGCAGCGGCTCGAACGCTGTCGTGAGGAACTCGCGTCCGCGTCGGCACGCCACCGGCCGATCGCCTCAGTCGGGTACCGGTGGGGCTTCCCGAATGGCGCCCATTTCAGCCGCACCTTCAAACAAGCCTTCGGCCTCACCCCCAGGGACTGGCGGGATCTGCACGCCGTCAGCCGTGAGAGCCCGGTCGGGTCGGCCGGCATAACGTCAAGGCCACGGAGCGATGAGTCCTCTGGCTGA
- a CDS encoding DUF317 domain-containing protein — protein sequence MYAADPGDHEALLDTFLEEQGEWQKYRTWEDSTTIANHESLTLRAIFDHDAENRETKWTFAAYETPVSDRLWHGTGTASTPTAVVSALPTR from the coding sequence GTGTACGCAGCCGACCCCGGCGACCATGAGGCCCTGCTGGACACGTTCCTGGAAGAGCAGGGCGAGTGGCAGAAGTACCGCACCTGGGAAGACTCCACGACCATCGCGAACCACGAGTCCCTGACGCTGCGCGCGATCTTCGACCACGACGCCGAAAACCGCGAGACCAAGTGGACCTTCGCCGCGTACGAGACGCCGGTCAGTGACCGCCTCTGGCACGGCACGGGCACCGCCTCCACACCGACCGCGGTCGTAAGCGCACTGCCGACGCGATAG
- a CDS encoding DUF317 domain-containing protein, which yields MEQPPPSPAITEATEPLADAEWKHTIDGRYLTWEAHGPQEGGVQFDAFASQRPNSPLPTWTIWGGHTAHQPAWALQLSANTPADLVQYITFEMAEGSARRLIHPAADGLALRTTLVPAPVAKATPDTRLPGHGR from the coding sequence ATGGAGCAGCCCCCCCCTTCCCCCGCCATCACTGAGGCGACGGAGCCGCTCGCCGACGCGGAGTGGAAGCACACCATCGACGGGCGCTACCTCACCTGGGAAGCCCACGGCCCTCAGGAAGGCGGCGTACAGTTCGACGCCTTCGCCTCCCAGAGGCCCAACAGCCCCCTCCCGACCTGGACCATCTGGGGCGGCCACACCGCCCACCAACCGGCCTGGGCACTCCAACTCTCCGCAAACACCCCCGCGGACCTGGTGCAGTACATCACCTTCGAAATGGCCGAGGGCTCAGCCCGCCGCCTCATACATCCAGCAGCTGACGGCCTGGCGCTCCGCACCACGCTAGTCCCGGCTCCGGTGGCCAAAGCGACCCCGGACACTCGCCTTCCCGGCCACGGCCGATGA